Proteins found in one Neurospora crassa OR74A linkage group II, whole genome shotgun sequence genomic segment:
- the hpt-1 gene encoding histidine phosphotransferase-1, with the protein MHSHYDDDREDQDIMPDFGEHVDNGIFEQILEMDDDDKREFSKSLVTNFFDQAEETFVKIEEVLNNEKLDNGKRLETLSSLGHFLKGSSATLGFNKIRDSCQIIQQYGHKLTVDGAAEPNEQVCLEKIQAALKTARNDKNVLADMMLNETHGFFQPDDE; encoded by the exons ATGCATTCACATTACGATGACGATAGG GAAGATCAAGACATAATGCCGGATTTCGGAGAGCACGTCGACAATGGGATCTTTGAACAGATCCTAGAGAtggacgatgacgacaaGCGCGAGTTCAGCAAGTCCTTGGTCACCAACTTCTTTGACCAAGCTGAGGAGACCTTTGTCAAGATTGAGGAGGTTTT GAACAATGAGAAGCTCGACAACGGCAAGAGGCTCGAGACGCTGTCGAGTCTGGGCCATTTCTTGAAGGGTTCTTCAGCCACCCTCGGTTTCAACAAGATCAGGGATTCGTGCCAAATCATCCAACAATACGGTCACAAGCTCACTGTCGATGGAGCTGCGGAGCCCAACGAACAAGTTTGCCTGGAGAAGATTCAGGCTGCTCTCAAGACAGCCAGGAACGACAAAAACGTGCTGGCGGACATGATGTTGAACGAAACACACGGCTTCTTCCAGCCAGATGACGAATAG
- the hpt-1 gene encoding histidine phosphotransferase-1, variant 1 has translation MPDFGEHVDNGIFEQILEMDDDDKREFSKSLVTNFFDQAEETFVKIEEVLNNEKLDNGKRLETLSSLGHFLKGSSATLGFNKIRDSCQIIQQYGHKLTVDGAAEPNEQVCLEKIQAALKTARNDKNVLADMMLNETHGFFQPDDE, from the exons ATGCCGGATTTCGGAGAGCACGTCGACAATGGGATCTTTGAACAGATCCTAGAGAtggacgatgacgacaaGCGCGAGTTCAGCAAGTCCTTGGTCACCAACTTCTTTGACCAAGCTGAGGAGACCTTTGTCAAGATTGAGGAGGTTTT GAACAATGAGAAGCTCGACAACGGCAAGAGGCTCGAGACGCTGTCGAGTCTGGGCCATTTCTTGAAGGGTTCTTCAGCCACCCTCGGTTTCAACAAGATCAGGGATTCGTGCCAAATCATCCAACAATACGGTCACAAGCTCACTGTCGATGGAGCTGCGGAGCCCAACGAACAAGTTTGCCTGGAGAAGATTCAGGCTGCTCTCAAGACAGCCAGGAACGACAAAAACGTGCTGGCGGACATGATGTTGAACGAAACACACGGCTTCTTCCAGCCAGATGACGAATAG